From a region of the Citricoccus muralis genome:
- a CDS encoding ATP-grasp fold amidoligase family protein: MSRARRSLNPITAQRIVRAVARRARTPTILARGGQTDADSAEIVRLRAQLADSEKAARAARVARRAAAAERNAAREEAAEWKRRLEKPSFLRHHHAWVELGKHYRQDPSPAKERIGELNRKLWVHAFATSHGVPVPRILGLAQRPEDIDLAALPTEFVVKTDGGASSRAVLPLRRVGEDQYLWIGHEPAMTLTTAQVIEHFQRVRALTQSYGPIFAEQMLESVTGSELPDDVKIYMAYGKVLHVLLRRPTMVNGKSTAVRRYISEAGRDLGQVVPEPDLDPTIPSPKTLPQMLEISRRISLALPMPLCRVDLYETQQGPVLGEITRTPGATHRYAPRHDDFLGREWMKAEARLFEDMHHGRSGRPTWGPHADLGMIDRLPAFPSGDGRSRQ, translated from the coding sequence ATGTCCCGTGCCCGTCGCTCGCTGAACCCGATCACTGCCCAACGGATCGTCCGTGCCGTGGCACGCAGGGCGCGAACCCCGACGATATTGGCCCGCGGCGGACAGACCGATGCGGACAGTGCCGAGATCGTGCGTCTGCGTGCGCAACTGGCGGACTCGGAGAAGGCCGCTCGCGCGGCACGTGTGGCACGGAGGGCCGCAGCCGCCGAGCGCAACGCGGCACGCGAGGAGGCGGCCGAGTGGAAACGGCGGCTGGAGAAGCCCTCGTTCCTTCGCCACCACCATGCCTGGGTGGAGCTGGGAAAGCACTACCGGCAGGACCCTAGCCCGGCGAAGGAGCGCATCGGGGAACTGAATCGCAAGCTCTGGGTGCACGCCTTCGCCACCAGTCACGGTGTCCCCGTGCCCCGTATTCTGGGGCTCGCGCAACGCCCCGAGGACATCGACCTCGCTGCCCTGCCCACAGAGTTCGTCGTCAAGACAGATGGCGGTGCGTCCAGTCGGGCGGTTCTGCCCCTGCGCCGGGTTGGAGAGGACCAGTACTTGTGGATCGGCCATGAACCGGCGATGACGTTGACGACTGCGCAGGTCATCGAACACTTCCAACGTGTCCGAGCGCTGACCCAGTCCTACGGGCCGATATTCGCTGAGCAGATGCTGGAGAGCGTCACTGGATCGGAGCTTCCGGATGACGTGAAGATCTACATGGCCTACGGCAAGGTGCTGCATGTGCTGCTCAGACGCCCGACCATGGTCAATGGGAAGTCCACGGCCGTACGCAGATATATATCCGAGGCGGGCCGCGATCTGGGCCAAGTGGTCCCGGAACCCGATCTCGACCCGACGATTCCGTCGCCGAAAACCCTGCCGCAGATGCTGGAGATCTCCCGCCGCATTTCCCTCGCGTTGCCTATGCCCTTGTGCCGCGTTGACCTCTATGAGACGCAGCAGGGCCCCGTCCTGGGGGAAATCACCCGGACACCGGGCGCAACGCACCGGTACGCCCCCCGCCACGACGACTTCCTGGGGCGTGAGTGGATGAAGGCAGAGGCACGACTGTTCGAGGACATGCATCACGGCCGATCGGGTCGACCCACCTGGGGCCCGCACGCAGACCTGGGGATGATCGATCGCTTGCCGGCCTTCCCCTCGGGTGATGGCCGGTCACGGCAATAG
- the nrdR gene encoding transcriptional regulator NrdR, whose protein sequence is MHCPFCRHEDSRVVDSRSLDDGSAIRRRRQCQSCGKRFTTMETTALTVVKRSGVAEPFDRSKIINGVRKACQGRPVTSDDLAMLAQEVEETIRATGNAEVDAHEVGLAILEPLRRLDQVAYLRFASVYQAFDSLDDFAGAIEDLRSVGTASDTATPALQPRLFTR, encoded by the coding sequence ATGCACTGTCCCTTCTGCCGTCATGAGGACTCCCGTGTGGTGGACTCCCGCTCGTTGGATGACGGCTCGGCCATCCGCCGGCGCCGGCAGTGCCAGTCCTGTGGGAAGCGTTTCACCACCATGGAGACCACGGCCCTGACGGTGGTCAAGCGGTCCGGGGTGGCTGAACCCTTCGACCGCTCCAAGATCATCAATGGTGTCCGCAAGGCCTGCCAGGGCCGTCCGGTCACCAGCGACGACCTGGCCATGCTGGCGCAGGAGGTCGAGGAGACCATCCGGGCCACGGGGAACGCCGAGGTGGACGCCCACGAGGTGGGGCTCGCGATCCTGGAGCCGTTGCGCCGTCTGGACCAGGTGGCCTACCTCCGGTTCGCCTCGGTCTACCAGGCGTTCGACTCGCTGGACGACTTCGCCGGCGCCATCGAGGATCTGCGGTCCGTCGGCACGGCGTCGGACACCGCCACCCCGGCTCTGCAGCCGAGGTTGTTCACCCGCTGA
- the dnaE gene encoding DNA polymerase III subunit alpha produces MTATTEMAQEAAATKKDGGFAHLHVHTEYSMLDGAAKLSELFDETKRLGMDSIAITDHGYLFGAFDFWKKATDAGVKPIIGLEAYLTPGQLHRSDKTKVRWGEQHQRGDDVSGGGAITHMTLLSKNNKGMHNLFRAGSIASLDSVYAKWPRIDRELLSTYSEGLIGTTGCPSGEIQTRLRLGQYNEAREAAAEFQDIFGRENFYCELMMHGLDIEKRVIKDLLKLSKDLQIPLVASNDLHYTHEHDSKPHEALLAIQSGSNLLEPTYDQGGSRFALSGTEYYVKSPRQMRDLFSEFPEACDNTLLIAEQCEVSFDTEANYMPKFPCPPGEDETTWLTKEVATGLKFRYPNGVPSHVRKQADYELDVILSMGFPGYFLVVADFINWAKNNGIRVGPGRGSGAGSMVAYALKITELDPLEHGLIFERFLNPDRVSMPDFDVDFDDRRRSEVIDYVTEKYGDERVAMIVTYGTIKTKQALKDSARVMGFPFSMGESLTKALPPAVMAKDIPLKDIEDKKSQRYGEAGEFRELVATDPDAAKVFETAKGVEGLKRQWGVHAAGVIMSSEPIIDVIPIMRRLQDGQVITQFDYPTAEGLGLIKMDFLGLRNLTIISDAIENIQMNQDFTLDLESLTFDDKASYELLARGDTLGVFQLDGGPMRSLLKMMKPDNFEDISATIALYRPGPMGANSHTNYALRKNGQQEITPIHPELEEPLAEILGTTHGLIVYQEQVMAIAQKVAGFSLGQADILRRAMGKKKKSELDKQYVGFHQGMIDHGYSEAAIKALWDILLPFSDYAFNKAHSAAYGLVSYWTAYLKAHYPAEYMAALLTSVGDDKDKMAMYLNECRHMGISVLPPDVNESSLYFTPVGKDIRFGMGAVRNVGANAVAGMVEARDEKGKFTSFQDFFKKVPAVVCNKRTIESLIKAGGFDSLGYARRALLAVHEEATDGAVAQKRQEANNQFDFFSLLEDEGGDVGDAGFGIEVPDMPEWDKNDKLTFEREMLGLYVSDHPLQGLDGVLAQHADISITHILSDDGPSDGAMVTIAGLITSLERRIAKSSGNAYARTEIEDLGASMDVMFFGKAYAPIATMLAQDLVVAVKGRVQRRDDGSISLSAQELTIPDLSDGHSGPVSLTMPGFKANETVISALGDVLKTHPGTTEVRLKLTGARTMEIMQLGADFRVSPNPALFGDLKVLLGPACLE; encoded by the coding sequence ATGACGGCCACCACGGAAATGGCACAGGAAGCAGCTGCGACGAAGAAGGACGGCGGGTTCGCCCACCTCCACGTCCACACCGAGTACTCAATGCTGGACGGCGCGGCGAAGCTCAGCGAGCTCTTCGACGAGACGAAGCGGCTGGGCATGGACTCGATCGCCATCACCGACCACGGCTACCTCTTCGGAGCCTTTGACTTCTGGAAGAAGGCCACCGATGCCGGCGTCAAGCCGATCATCGGGCTGGAGGCCTATCTGACCCCCGGACAGCTGCACCGCTCGGACAAGACGAAGGTCCGGTGGGGTGAGCAGCATCAGCGGGGGGACGACGTCTCCGGTGGTGGCGCCATCACGCACATGACCCTGCTGTCCAAGAATAACAAGGGCATGCACAACCTGTTCCGGGCCGGCTCGATCGCCTCCCTGGACTCGGTCTACGCGAAGTGGCCGCGCATCGACCGGGAGCTGCTCTCCACGTACTCCGAGGGCCTGATCGGCACCACCGGCTGCCCCTCGGGCGAGATCCAGACGCGGTTGCGGCTGGGCCAGTACAACGAGGCCCGGGAGGCCGCCGCCGAGTTCCAGGACATCTTCGGCCGGGAGAATTTCTACTGCGAGCTGATGATGCACGGCCTGGACATCGAGAAGCGGGTTATCAAGGACCTGCTCAAGCTGTCCAAGGACCTGCAGATCCCGCTCGTGGCGTCCAACGATCTGCACTACACGCACGAGCACGATTCCAAGCCCCACGAGGCACTGCTGGCCATCCAGTCCGGGTCCAACCTGCTCGAGCCCACCTATGACCAGGGCGGGTCCCGCTTCGCCCTGTCCGGCACCGAGTACTACGTAAAGTCCCCGCGGCAGATGCGGGACCTGTTCTCCGAGTTCCCGGAGGCGTGTGACAACACGCTGCTCATCGCCGAGCAGTGCGAGGTCTCCTTCGACACTGAGGCGAACTACATGCCGAAGTTCCCGTGCCCGCCGGGGGAGGACGAGACCACGTGGTTGACGAAGGAGGTCGCCACCGGGTTGAAGTTCCGCTATCCCAACGGGGTCCCGTCCCACGTGCGCAAGCAGGCCGACTACGAGCTGGACGTCATCCTCTCGATGGGTTTCCCGGGCTACTTCCTCGTGGTGGCCGACTTCATCAATTGGGCCAAGAACAACGGCATCCGGGTGGGGCCGGGACGTGGCTCCGGCGCCGGCTCCATGGTCGCCTACGCGCTGAAGATCACCGAGCTCGACCCGCTGGAGCACGGGCTGATCTTCGAGCGCTTCCTCAACCCGGACCGCGTGTCCATGCCGGACTTCGACGTCGACTTCGATGATCGCCGCCGCTCCGAGGTGATCGACTACGTCACCGAGAAGTACGGCGACGAGCGTGTCGCCATGATCGTCACCTACGGCACCATCAAGACGAAGCAGGCCCTCAAGGACTCGGCCCGCGTGATGGGCTTCCCCTTCTCCATGGGTGAGTCCCTGACCAAGGCCCTGCCGCCGGCCGTGATGGCCAAGGACATCCCGCTGAAGGACATCGAGGACAAGAAGTCGCAGCGGTACGGCGAGGCCGGTGAGTTCCGCGAGCTCGTCGCGACGGATCCGGACGCCGCCAAGGTCTTCGAGACGGCCAAGGGCGTCGAGGGACTGAAGCGGCAGTGGGGCGTGCACGCCGCGGGCGTGATCATGTCCTCGGAGCCGATCATCGACGTCATCCCGATCATGCGCCGCCTGCAGGACGGCCAGGTGATCACCCAGTTCGACTACCCCACGGCGGAGGGCCTGGGGCTGATCAAGATGGACTTCCTCGGCCTGAGGAACCTGACGATCATCTCGGACGCGATCGAGAACATCCAGATGAACCAGGACTTCACCCTGGACCTGGAATCCCTGACGTTCGACGACAAGGCGTCTTACGAGCTGCTGGCCCGGGGCGACACCCTGGGCGTGTTCCAGCTCGACGGAGGCCCCATGCGATCGCTGCTGAAGATGATGAAGCCGGACAACTTCGAGGACATCTCGGCCACCATCGCGCTGTACCGCCCGGGACCGATGGGCGCGAACTCGCACACCAACTACGCCCTGCGCAAGAACGGCCAGCAGGAGATCACCCCGATCCACCCGGAGCTCGAGGAACCCCTCGCGGAGATCCTGGGCACGACCCACGGCCTGATCGTGTATCAGGAGCAGGTCATGGCGATCGCCCAGAAGGTGGCCGGCTTCTCACTCGGGCAGGCGGACATCCTGCGCCGCGCGATGGGCAAGAAGAAGAAATCCGAGCTGGACAAGCAGTACGTGGGCTTCCACCAGGGCATGATCGACCACGGTTATTCCGAGGCGGCCATCAAGGCCCTGTGGGACATCCTGCTGCCGTTCTCGGACTACGCCTTCAACAAGGCACACTCGGCCGCCTACGGGCTGGTGTCCTACTGGACCGCCTACCTGAAGGCCCACTACCCAGCCGAGTACATGGCCGCACTGCTCACCTCCGTGGGTGATGACAAGGACAAGATGGCGATGTACCTCAATGAGTGCCGCCACATGGGCATCTCGGTGCTCCCGCCGGACGTCAACGAGTCCTCCCTGTACTTCACCCCGGTGGGCAAGGACATCCGCTTCGGTATGGGCGCTGTGCGCAACGTGGGTGCCAATGCCGTGGCGGGCATGGTGGAGGCCCGGGACGAGAAGGGGAAATTCACCTCGTTCCAGGACTTCTTCAAGAAGGTCCCGGCCGTCGTGTGCAACAAGCGCACCATCGAATCCCTCATCAAGGCCGGCGGCTTCGATTCGCTCGGCTACGCCCGCCGGGCCCTGCTGGCCGTGCACGAGGAGGCCACGGACGGGGCCGTGGCGCAGAAACGCCAGGAGGCCAACAACCAGTTCGACTTCTTCTCCCTGCTGGAGGACGAGGGGGGCGACGTCGGCGACGCCGGGTTCGGGATCGAGGTCCCGGACATGCCGGAGTGGGACAAGAACGACAAGCTCACCTTCGAGCGCGAGATGCTCGGCCTCTACGTCTCCGACCACCCCCTGCAGGGGTTGGACGGCGTACTCGCCCAGCATGCGGACATTTCCATCACCCACATCCTGTCCGACGACGGCCCGTCCGACGGCGCGATGGTCACCATCGCGGGGCTCATCACGAGCCTCGAGCGGCGCATCGCCAAGAGCTCCGGGAACGCCTACGCGCGCACGGAGATCGAGGACCTGGGCGCCTCGATGGACGTCATGTTCTTCGGCAAGGCCTATGCGCCGATCGCCACGATGCTGGCCCAGGACCTCGTGGTGGCCGTCAAGGGCCGCGTCCAGCGGCGTGATGACGGGTCGATCTCCCTGAGCGCCCAAGAGCTGACCATCCCGGACCTCTCGGACGGCCACTCCGGCCCGGTCTCGCTGACCATGCCCGGCTTCAAGGCCAATGAGACCGTGATCTCCGCCCTGGGGGATGTGCTCAAGACCCACCCGGGGACCACCGAGGTCCGGCTCAAGCTGACGGGGGCGCGCACCATGGAGATCATGCAGCTCGGCGCCGACTTCCGGGTCAGCCCGAATCCGGCCCTCTTCGGAGACCTCAAGGTACTGCTGGGACCGGCCTGCCTCGAATAG
- a CDS encoding RluA family pseudouridine synthase, whose amino-acid sequence MTQTPEPGEAVVVPQEHEVGRRVDSVLAAALGISRTKAAAWCAAGLVAERAAGTPGPARAVQKSAKVAAGTELLVDIPEEPNPLDVKVEIVEDLRILADEPDYVVVDKPVGVAAHPSPGWVGPTVVGGLAGAGYRISTSGAPERQGIVHRLDVGTSGIMVVAKSERAYTVLKDAFRDRTPEKTYHAVVQGLPDPLNGTIDAPIGRHPGHDWKFAVLEGGRDSITRYQTLEAFGRATLVEVKLETGRTHQIRVHFSALRHPCAGDLTYGADPRLAAELGLTRQWLHAHRLGFPHPVTGEWVDYESPYPQDLVYALGVLRGE is encoded by the coding sequence GTGACACAGACTCCTGAACCCGGCGAGGCCGTCGTCGTCCCCCAGGAGCACGAGGTGGGCCGGAGGGTGGACTCGGTCCTGGCCGCGGCCCTCGGGATCTCGCGCACGAAAGCGGCAGCCTGGTGTGCGGCCGGCCTCGTCGCCGAACGTGCCGCCGGGACGCCTGGACCGGCACGGGCCGTGCAGAAATCCGCCAAGGTCGCGGCCGGCACCGAACTCCTGGTGGACATCCCGGAGGAACCGAACCCGCTTGATGTGAAGGTGGAAATCGTGGAGGACCTGAGAATCCTGGCGGACGAGCCGGACTACGTGGTGGTGGACAAGCCCGTCGGCGTGGCCGCCCACCCGTCCCCGGGCTGGGTGGGACCCACCGTCGTCGGGGGACTGGCCGGGGCCGGCTACCGCATCTCGACGTCCGGTGCCCCGGAGCGCCAGGGGATTGTGCACCGCCTGGACGTGGGCACCTCAGGGATCATGGTGGTCGCCAAGTCCGAGCGCGCCTACACCGTGCTCAAGGACGCCTTCCGCGACCGCACCCCGGAGAAGACGTACCACGCGGTGGTGCAGGGACTACCGGATCCCCTGAACGGGACCATCGACGCCCCGATCGGACGCCACCCCGGCCACGACTGGAAGTTCGCCGTGCTCGAAGGCGGCCGAGACTCCATCACCCGATACCAGACCCTCGAGGCCTTCGGCCGGGCGACCCTGGTGGAGGTCAAGCTCGAGACCGGGCGGACGCACCAGATCCGCGTGCACTTCTCGGCGCTGCGCCACCCCTGTGCGGGGGACCTGACCTACGGTGCCGATCCACGGCTGGCGGCGGAGTTGGGGCTGACGCGGCAATGGCTGCACGCCCACCGGCTGGGGTTCCCCCACCCGGTGACCGGGGAGTGGGTGGACTACGAGAGCCCCTACCCGCAGGACCTCGTCTATGCCTTGGGCGTGTTGCGCGGGGAGTAA
- the lspA gene encoding signal peptidase II, whose product MTDIEPSRPAGPEDTTVTAPKRHRAWIAVLVFAVGYVFDQLTKRWVETTMTEGQVTDVLAPLLRWHFIRNPGAAFSIGEEHTWIFTIIQSAVAVFVVVLLFRVRSPLWAVALGGLLGGVLGNLTDRLFRPPGFGVGHVVDFIALPNFAIFNIADSLIVCSMIGIVLLMFRGLQLDGTRETPEKSGGAGTAEAGNATGQGRDTDS is encoded by the coding sequence GTGACCGACATTGAGCCCAGCCGCCCCGCCGGTCCAGAGGACACCACCGTCACGGCCCCGAAGCGTCATCGTGCGTGGATCGCCGTCCTGGTGTTCGCCGTGGGCTACGTCTTCGACCAGCTCACCAAGCGCTGGGTCGAGACCACCATGACCGAGGGGCAGGTCACCGACGTCCTGGCCCCGTTGCTCCGGTGGCACTTCATCCGCAATCCGGGTGCCGCGTTCTCCATCGGCGAGGAGCACACCTGGATCTTCACCATCATCCAGTCCGCGGTGGCCGTCTTCGTGGTGGTGCTGCTGTTCCGCGTCCGCTCGCCCCTGTGGGCCGTGGCGTTGGGCGGACTGCTGGGCGGAGTCCTGGGCAACCTGACCGACCGCCTGTTCAGGCCGCCGGGCTTCGGCGTGGGACACGTGGTCGACTTCATCGCCTTGCCGAACTTCGCCATCTTCAACATCGCGGACTCGTTGATCGTCTGTTCCATGATCGGCATCGTCCTGCTGATGTTCAGGGGACTGCAGCTCGACGGCACCCGCGAAACGCCCGAGAAGAGCGGTGGAGCGGGGACAGCAGAGGCCGGTAACGCCACCGGGCAGGGCCGTGACACAGACTCCTGA
- a CDS encoding DivIVA domain-containing protein, whose amino-acid sequence MALTPEDVVNKRFQPTKFREGYDQDEVDDFLDEIVVELRRLNQENDELRRKVSDLQSGGSSESAVPAPVSAEAAEDHDTQVKAGAAPEAVESTDATESAQVEDTQVKQVKGSTAPTTAAPAAGAAVPATVSEPTVTEPAPAAGATAAQPAATPVAGAQESTATSAAGVLAMAQKLHDDYVAEGQTKREEIIQEAQTEANGLVNDAQEKSRKTLADLEEKKSVLERKVEQLKGFERDYRARLKAYIEGQLRDLQNQGPIQDEAVASN is encoded by the coding sequence ATGGCTCTGACGCCGGAAGATGTTGTCAACAAGCGGTTCCAGCCGACGAAATTTCGGGAAGGCTACGACCAGGACGAGGTTGACGACTTCCTGGACGAGATCGTGGTCGAACTGCGTCGTCTGAACCAGGAGAACGACGAGCTGCGCCGCAAGGTGTCGGACCTGCAGTCCGGCGGGAGCAGCGAGTCCGCTGTTCCGGCTCCGGTGTCGGCTGAGGCCGCCGAGGACCACGACACCCAGGTCAAGGCCGGCGCTGCCCCGGAGGCCGTGGAGTCCACGGACGCCACTGAGTCCGCGCAGGTCGAGGACACGCAGGTCAAGCAGGTCAAGGGGAGCACTGCCCCCACCACCGCGGCGCCTGCCGCTGGTGCGGCAGTCCCGGCTACTGTCTCCGAGCCCACCGTCACCGAGCCCGCCCCGGCTGCCGGTGCCACCGCCGCCCAGCCGGCGGCCACGCCCGTCGCCGGCGCGCAGGAGTCCACGGCCACGTCCGCCGCAGGCGTGCTGGCCATGGCCCAGAAGCTCCATGACGACTACGTGGCCGAGGGCCAGACCAAGCGCGAGGAGATCATCCAGGAGGCCCAGACCGAGGCCAACGGGTTGGTCAATGACGCGCAGGAGAAGTCCCGGAAGACGCTGGCCGACCTCGAGGAGAAGAAGTCGGTGCTGGAGCGCAAGGTGGAGCAGCTCAAGGGCTTCGAACGCGATTACCGCGCTCGCCTGAAGGCATACATCGAGGGCCAGCTCCGCGACCTGCAGAACCAGGGACCGATCCAGGACGAGGCCGTCGCCTCGAACTGA
- a CDS encoding YggT family protein translates to MTLIFSLLYLVLALVQFLLLIRIVFDVVQSFARSWRPKGILLMVASTVYTVTDPPLRWLRSKIPPVNLGGIGIDVAFLILFVVVVLLKSIVAALAVGTLG, encoded by the coding sequence GTGACCCTGATCTTCTCCCTTCTCTACCTTGTCCTGGCACTGGTTCAGTTCCTGCTGCTGATCCGGATCGTCTTCGACGTGGTGCAGTCCTTCGCCCGCTCCTGGCGGCCGAAGGGCATCCTGCTGATGGTCGCATCCACTGTGTACACCGTGACCGACCCACCCTTGCGCTGGCTCCGGTCCAAGATCCCGCCGGTGAATCTCGGCGGAATCGGCATCGACGTGGCGTTCCTGATCCTCTTCGTCGTCGTCGTCCTGCTGAAGTCCATCGTCGCTGCCCTTGCCGTGGGCACGTTGGGCTGA
- a CDS encoding cell division protein SepF, with product MAGALKKTMIYLGLADGEEQYEEEQRAAEQPRRQERAERHAAVETAEPADDWEDEVREDRPQPMRAAHPQPAEREYRAPVTPIKRATQSREEASAVRQITTVHPRSYNDAKLIGESFRGGIPVIMNVTDMSEADAKRLVDFSAGLVFGLHGSIERVTNKVFLLTPATVQVLGEDSSETEDQAHFFNQS from the coding sequence ATGGCTGGTGCACTGAAGAAGACCATGATCTACCTCGGTCTCGCCGATGGCGAGGAGCAGTACGAGGAAGAGCAGCGGGCTGCCGAGCAGCCCCGCCGGCAGGAGCGGGCCGAGCGCCACGCCGCCGTCGAGACGGCTGAGCCGGCCGACGACTGGGAGGACGAGGTCCGGGAGGACCGCCCCCAGCCGATGCGTGCGGCCCACCCCCAGCCGGCCGAGCGTGAATACCGCGCACCCGTCACCCCCATCAAGCGGGCCACCCAGTCCCGGGAAGAGGCCTCCGCCGTGCGACAGATCACCACCGTGCACCCGCGTTCCTACAACGACGCCAAGCTCATCGGCGAGTCCTTCCGCGGGGGCATCCCGGTCATCATGAACGTGACGGACATGAGCGAGGCCGATGCGAAGCGCCTGGTGGACTTCTCCGCCGGACTGGTGTTCGGTCTGCACGGCTCCATCGAGCGCGTCACCAACAAGGTGTTCCTGCTGACGCCGGCCACCGTCCAGGTCCTGGGCGAGGACTCCTCGGAGACCGAAGACCAGGCCCACTTCTTCAACCAGAGCTGA
- a CDS encoding YggS family pyridoxal phosphate-dependent enzyme has product MTDTDHQRDERTEELGRRLAAVHRRIAAAVDAAGRQETPDLVVVTKFHPAADVRRLYSCGVRHVGENRDQEARGKAAEVADLAEAGLEWHFIGQLQSNKAKYVVRYASTVHSVDRFSLVEALSSAMDREQGRRREAGERMRPPMDCLIQVDLDDRAAADRPAGIGSRGGAHPDEVSALAAAISQAEGLRLRGVMAVAPVGLDPVPAFDLLQQISGAVSAAHPGATWISAGMSQDLEQAVAAGATHLRIGTDVLGPRPDVG; this is encoded by the coding sequence ATGACGGACACGGACCACCAGCGGGACGAGCGCACAGAGGAACTGGGGCGACGCCTGGCTGCGGTGCACCGTCGCATCGCCGCGGCGGTCGACGCGGCCGGCCGGCAGGAGACTCCGGACCTGGTGGTCGTCACCAAGTTCCATCCGGCGGCCGACGTGCGCAGACTGTACTCCTGCGGCGTGCGGCACGTGGGCGAGAACCGCGACCAGGAGGCCAGGGGGAAGGCCGCCGAGGTCGCCGACCTGGCCGAGGCCGGACTCGAGTGGCACTTCATCGGCCAGCTGCAGTCGAACAAGGCCAAGTACGTGGTGCGCTACGCCTCGACAGTGCACTCGGTGGACCGGTTCTCCCTCGTGGAGGCGCTCTCCTCGGCGATGGACCGGGAGCAGGGGCGACGCCGCGAGGCGGGGGAGCGGATGCGCCCGCCGATGGACTGCCTGATCCAGGTGGACCTGGACGACCGGGCCGCCGCGGACCGCCCCGCGGGAATCGGGTCGCGCGGTGGCGCCCATCCCGACGAGGTGTCCGCGTTGGCGGCCGCGATCTCCCAGGCGGAGGGGCTGAGGCTCCGGGGTGTCATGGCTGTGGCACCCGTGGGGCTGGATCCCGTGCCGGCCTTCGATCTCCTCCAGCAGATCTCCGGAGCGGTGTCGGCAGCCCATCCGGGTGCCACCTGGATCTCGGCCGGTATGAGCCAGGACCTGGAACAAGCCGTGGCGGCCGGAGCGACACACCTGCGCATCGGTACTGATGTCCTCGGGCCGCGCCCCGACGTGGGTTAA
- a CDS encoding polyphenol oxidase family protein: MTNHRRPAGAMTAPAGPFLFRAHPGTDLEVAFTSVDAGNLAFHVSGTPAAGTKDNKGNKDNKVSQRDDSIAGGDGGAEDSRERVRASRRGVEAALGVPLGRTEYLTQVHSARVVTAAGRGWGESPAAVEADGLVSPTGRDPLAIMVADCLPVVFASRRSLESPAAVGRDGRSAASGPGSGGVGPLAGPTAVAHAGRRGLLDGILQNTVERMRREGSGHGPGDIQAWIGPAICGRCYEVPEQMRRDGTAQIPATHSTTMWGTPALDLPAGAQAVLESLGVTVHRSPVCTREDPRLFSHRRDPGRGRFIGLVWRGEEGQGSKHFEGREGREGSEG; the protein is encoded by the coding sequence GTGACCAACCACCGGCGACCGGCCGGGGCCATGACGGCCCCGGCCGGTCCGTTCCTGTTCCGGGCCCATCCCGGCACCGACCTCGAGGTGGCCTTCACCAGCGTCGACGCCGGCAATCTTGCCTTCCATGTCAGCGGTACGCCTGCAGCGGGCACCAAGGACAACAAAGGCAACAAGGACAACAAGGTCAGCCAGCGCGACGACAGCATCGCGGGCGGCGACGGCGGCGCAGAGGACTCACGCGAGCGGGTCCGGGCGTCCCGCCGCGGAGTCGAGGCGGCCTTGGGCGTCCCTCTCGGACGCACCGAGTACCTCACGCAGGTGCACTCGGCGCGAGTGGTGACGGCTGCCGGCCGCGGCTGGGGTGAATCGCCCGCTGCGGTGGAGGCCGACGGGCTCGTCAGCCCGACCGGCCGGGATCCGTTGGCCATCATGGTGGCCGACTGCCTGCCTGTGGTGTTCGCATCCCGCCGCTCCCTGGAGTCACCCGCGGCCGTGGGCAGGGACGGCCGTTCAGCGGCGTCCGGGCCAGGGTCCGGCGGCGTGGGCCCCCTGGCCGGCCCGACAGCGGTCGCGCATGCGGGCCGGCGGGGCCTGCTCGACGGAATCCTGCAGAACACGGTGGAGAGGATGCGGCGCGAGGGCTCCGGCCACGGGCCTGGAGACATCCAGGCCTGGATCGGCCCGGCCATCTGCGGCCGGTGCTACGAGGTTCCAGAGCAGATGCGCCGGGACGGTACCGCGCAGATCCCCGCCACCCACTCCACGACCATGTGGGGGACCCCGGCACTGGACCTGCCGGCCGGAGCCCAAGCCGTGCTGGAATCGCTCGGCGTCACGGTGCACCGCAGCCCGGTCTGCACCCGGGAGGATCCGCGGCTCTTCTCGCATCGACGTGATCCCGGCCGAGGACGGTTCATCGGGCTGGTGTGGCGGGGCGAGGAAGGGCAGGGCTCAAAGCATTTTGAAGGTCGTGAAGGTCGTGAAGGTAGTGAAGGATGA